The Allocoprobacillus halotolerans nucleotide sequence ACTCATAATGACACTATCCACATGTTTCAACAAATGATAATAGCTTTCTGTTTGTTGTAAATCATTTTCACCATGTAACCAGTCAATACGACCATATTGATCAGCGATATAATCATCTAAACTCATCGCAATATATAAAATAACTTTTCGCACAATATTCCCTACTTTCTATGATTTTTATAGTTTTGAGGATAAATCCATTGAATCATTTTCATTAGATAAGGTTCACATAATAAAACAAGCATTGTTGTGAGAATATTATAGAAAGTATGCATATTGGCAATTTGATGTTCAGGAGCAAGTGGTGAAAGATTTTGAATCCAAGATATAATAGGAATCATTTGACACAATATTAAAAAACTAATAGCGCCAATCAAATTAAGCAAAAAATGAAATAAAGCCAGACGTTTGCCATTACGACAACCTGGTAAAGAAGCTAAAAATCCTGTTATACATGTTCCTAAATCAAAACCTAATAAAAGATAAACAGACTGTTGAAAAGATACTAAGTTTTGTCTTGCTAAAATCTGTAAAATACCAATGGATGCAGATGAACTTTGAATGATAGCTGTCAACAACATTCCTACCCCAACACATAATAATGGATTTTGAATACTGATAAAAAGATCTACTACAAAAGCTGAATGTTGTAAAGGAATCATGGACTGTGACATCATTTCTAATCCCATAAACAAAAGACCTATTGCCATCATGACCTGTCCGATTAAATATTTTATTCCTTTGCCTAATAAATAAAACAAAACACCTATAAAGGCGAGTAATGGCGCAAATACACCGATGTCCAAAGCAATCATTTGTCCTGTGATAGTTGTTCCAATATTTGCTCCCATCATCACCCATGCCGCTTCTTTTAAAAGACATGATTCGAGCATTTAAAAAGCCAATCAAAATGACACTCATTGCTGAAGAACTTTGAATCAAAGCGGTTAAAAGCAAACCTATGCCAATCGCCTTGATACGATGATTTGTTAATTTCAGTAATAATATTTCCATTCTTTCCCCTAGTCCTGTCGTTAATCCCTTTGATAACATATCCATACCAAAAAGAAATAAAGCCAGACCTCCTAACAAGCCTAAATAATGCGTCATTGTCATGATTTCACACTCCTTTATTATCTTATATGATAATAAAGAAAAAATTTATATCCTTTTAATCATTTTCATAATGCATTATTCTTTTAATATCATCTCCAATACGTAAATTCCTCAATAATTCTACAAGAAAAATAACATAGGATAATAATAATGGTGAAAAAATCATACCAATAATACCAAATAAATCACCAAAGAAAGTCAAAGCAATAATTAAATAAATAGGATGTAAATGAATCCCTTTAGAAAACAAATAAGGTTGTAAATAAGAAGATTCTAAATACTGTAATACCATAATCACAATCAAAGAGGCATAACCCAACTGTTGATTCATAAAAAACTCATAAATCACAACTGGAATACCTCCTATATAAGGACCGACATATGGAATAAGATTGGTTAATGATAAAAACAAAGCAATCCATATAGCAAAGTTTTGATGAATAAAGAAAAATGGAATCAAGCACATCATAAAGAAAAAAGAAAATCTAAAATCATTGATTTCATAAATTGATAGGTTGTGAGTTTAAGTTTTTTTAATGTTTGCATACATATTCCTTGTTTTTGAAATGGTAAATAAATAATTGCTTTTTCTATTAAATGCAAATTATCATAGGATAAATAAAATGAAATCCCTAAAGCAATAAATATATTACCAACCCAATAAATAACAGTTTGTGTCCAACCATTAAAAATATCAATAAAATAATCAATAATCTGATATTCTTCTAAAAAATGAATAAAAGTAGAAAAAATAGGATTAATCATAATTTGACTATCACAAATACGATGATAAAAAAGCATGCATCGATCTAATAAATAAGGAATCAAAAAATAACAGCTTAATATAAAAATTAAAGAAAAAGATAAATAAAGATGTGTCACAACGATTTTTCTAGATAAGCGATCACTTGTAAAATAGTCAATCATAGGATCTATTAAAAAATGAAAAAACAAAGCAATGGCAACTGGAAAAATCAATCGTAAAACATACTGAATCAATGTACCTATACGAAATAATGTGTATACATAATATAGTAAAATAGCACATAAACTAAAAAGAATCACTGATTTAGCAATATTTTCTTTTTTCATAGAACCTCCTCGATAAGAAAAGGACTGTTAATCAGTCCTTTGTACTCCTTAAAGTTGTTCTTTGATCGCTTTTTTGGCTTTATGAACAGTATGTTCAATGTTATCAGCACATGGCATATCACTCATCATAATCATTGCCGCAGCAACAATTCCCGCCGAGAAAAAAGCAACAGCTAATTTTGACATGATTATTCACTCCTTTAAAAGTACATTCTTAGTATGTCCCAACTATACAAAATCATACAAAGAAATTTCTGGAGTTTGTTTCATTCTTTCAATCAATGTTGTTTTTCTTCTTTCATCTAGTACACGTGTGACACCATATTGGAATGCTTGAGGATTACCTAAAAACCATAATGATTGTTTGGCACGTGTTAATCCTGTATAAATTAAATTCTTTTTTAACATAATCGAATAGTCTTTTAAAATAGGCATAATAACAATCTTGAATTCATTACCTTGTGATTTATGAACACTCATGCAATAAGCATGTGTTAAAGTATAAAATTCTTGTGGTGTATATTCAACAATTGTCCCATCAAAATCCACAATCATCATATCTGATAAATATTCAAAATTATCCTTATAGCACACTTCAACCAACGTGCCAATATCACCATTAAAGACATTATCTTCAACACGATTTTTTAATTGTAAAACTTTATCGCCTTCTCGAAACAAACGTTTTCCCACACGTAATTCGTTTTTAAATCCATCTTGAGGATTAAATAATTCTTGCAAACAGTCATTTAAAGCATCAATACCAGCGACACCGTTATACATTGGTGCTAGAACTTGAATATCTTGTACATCATAACCATCTTCCAATGCTTTAGAAACAAGTAGACGGACATATTTTACAACATCATAAGATAAGCAAGCTTGAAAATGAATATCAGAATATTGAAAAAATAAATTTTCATCATATTGATCATTGCGAATACTATGTGCCAATTGAACAATTCCACTTTCTTTAGATTGACGATAAATATGATGCAAGGCAATAGTTGGTACACATTCACTTTTAATCAAATCATTTAAGACATGTCCTGGCGCAACGGATGGTAACTGCTGATCATCACCAATTAATAAAATCTGACTCACTTTATGACTGGCTGATAAAAGATGGGAAAACAAGAGTGAATCAACCATCGAAAACTCATCAATAATTAATAAATCAACATCTAATGGATTATTTTCATTGACTGCAAAAGTATTCGTATGTAAATCCCATTTTAATAAACGATGAATAGTACATGCTTCAATACCTGTGACTTCAGTCAATCGTTTGGCAGCTCTTCCCGTTGGAGCAACAACTGCCAAAGTCTGATCAGGATTTAAACGTTGATACAACTTAATCATCGCATTCACAATTGTTGTTTTTCCCGTTCCAGGTCCACCCGTAATAATCATGGCTGATTGTTTTAAAAAGAGCGTAATAGCTTCTTTTTGAAAATCATCATAACGAATAGATAATTGTTTTTCTAAATCTTCTAAAATACTTTCAATTTCTTCGTCTTCATATTCATAAAGTGGTGTATGTAACCATCTTTTAAAATTTTTGGCAATATTGATTTCACTTTGATATAAATCATAAGGATAATAACGATCTTCTTCTAAGATAATCTTTTCTTGTTCGAGGACATCTTGCAGGGCCGTTTCAAAACTTTCATCATCAATTTGAGGAATATAACGATGGAATCTTTTTGTCATCGTTTCATAACTATGATAAGTGCTACCATCTTGAAAACACGCTTCTTTTAAAGCATAGACAATAGCAGCCTGAATACGATGATGATCATAAGTATCAACACCTATTTTTAAAGCCAAATCATCGGCTGTTTTAAAACCAATTCCATCAATATCATCAATTAACTGATAAGGATTATTTTGTAAAACCTCTAATGTCTTGTCTTGATAAACAGCTTGTATCAAAGCCAAATGTCGAGTACTGATACCATGCCCCATAAAAAACATCAATACTTCCTGATCAAAATCTTGTGAACTCAACACTTCTACAATCGTTTCACGTTTCTTTTCATTCATTCCAGGAACCTGATCTAAAACATGTTTATCTTCTTTAATCTTATTTAAAGCTTCTGTTCCTAAAACATCAACAATCGCAGTTGCTTGTTTTTCACCAATACCTTTAAATAATGGACTAGATAAATAGCGAATGATTTCACTTTCTTCATTCGCTAAAACAATCTTGTAAGATTGAATTTGAAATTGTTTTCCATATTTAGGATGAATGATATACTCCCCTTGAAAATGGTATTTATCTTGAAGATTAACATAACTCATATATCCGGTTGCTAAAATATCTTTATCTTCCTGTTCACTATCTATCAAACACACAATAAATTTCGTTTCTTCACTATAAAACTTAATACGTTTGATAATTCCTATATACTCTAACATTATAAATATGTAATCTCCTTATTATCTTTATAAACTTTTTCAATTGTGCCTCCACCCAGACAAATCTCACCGTCATAGAAGACTGCCGCCTGCCCTGGTGTGACAGCTTTAACAGGTTGATGGAAAGTCACATAAATGGTTTTATCATCAATGAAACGAATTGAAACATCATTATCTTTTTGACGGTATCTAAATTTTGCAGTGCAACGATAATCACCATTAGGTTTTTGACTACCAATCCAATTCACATCAGTAATTAAAGCTCCATCACTCATTAACCATTGATTTTGATTGCCTTGACAAACATATAAAATATTATCATCATATTGTTTTCCCACAACAAACCAGGCATCTCCTGGTCCACCAATACCGAGTCCCTTACGTTGTCCAATTGTATAATACATAATACCCTGATGTTCACCAACGACATGACCTGTTTCAATATCTACCATTTTTCCAGCTTTTGCAGGAATATAATTCTTTAAAAATTCTCTAAAATCTCTTTCACCAATAAAACAGATACCTGTACTATCTTTCTTATTAGCGACTGGCAATTCTAATTCTTTGGCAAGTTGTCTGACTTCAGGTTTTGTCATATGTCCAATAGGAAACAATGAAGAACGTAATTGTGATTGATTTAACTGACACAAGAAATAAGTCTGGTCTTTATTATTATCAACACCTCTAAGCATAATGGAATCTTCACCTTGTTGATGTTTAACACGGGCATAATGTCCTGTTGCGATATAATCGGCATCTATTGATTTTGCATAATCTAAAAAAGCTTTAAACTTAATATGTTTATTACATAAAATATCAGGATTAGGTGTTCTTCCTTTGGCATATTCTTCTAAAAAGTATGTAAAAACATGGTCCCAATATTCTTTAATAAAATCAACACGTCTGAGTTCAATTCCTAAATGCTGAGCAACTTTTTTAGCATCATTATAATCCTTTTCTTGAGGACAAATATCATCATCATTCGTTGGATTTCCTAATATATCATTATTTAAAGATGAATCCCAGTTACGCATAAAAACACCAATGACTTCATATCCTTGTTGCTTTAATACATATGCTGCAACGGCACTATCCACACCACCACTTAAACCTAATACAACTCTTTCTTTCATGCTGTTCCCTCCTTATTTTGTTTTACTATTCTATCACTTTTTGATGGTTATATAAAGTAAAAAATAATAACTTATAAAAGTTTAGAGACACGATATTTTCAATGATCGAAACGCTCTTAGAAGATATTGAAAAAGGAAACACATGGTTTCCTTTCATATTATTGCATTCTTGACATTGGAAGCATTGCAGCTCCAATAGCACCACAGTCTTCTAATTCTGTTTCAAGTAATGGGATATGTCCTCTCATTCCTACATGGATTTTTGCGTTAAACTGTTCGTTTAATTTATCAAAGAAATATTTCTTTGATTTCATAACACCTCCACCTACAATAAAGCAGTGTGGATCAACAGTATGTGCAATATTAGCGAACAATGTTGCAAGTTCACTGATACATTCATCAACAATACCTTGTGCTTTGATATTACCTTCATCAGCTAATCTAAACACATCACCAGCATGTTTAACCATATCATCACCTAAAAGTTTTTCCCTTTACGTGTAATAGCTGTACCACTTGTTTCACCTTCGGCAGCACCAGGATTTAAACCACCAAATTTATAACCATTATTTTTAACGATAATATTTCCAACTTCACCAGCATGTCCTCTACCACCAGATACAAGTTTTCCATCCACGATAAATGCTCCACCAATACCTGTTGAAATTGTCACATAATAACAAGTTGGTTTTCCTTTTCCTGCTCCAAGCAAGGCTTCAGCTAAACCAGCTACATTAGCATCATTATCAATAAAAACTGGTAAATTAAATCTTGTTGATAATTTTTCGCAAATTGGATAGTTTTCAAAACCAGGTAAGTTAGTAGCCATAATCATGACACCATTGGCTGTATCAACTGGACCAGGTACACCAATACCTACACCTTGAACATTTTCAATACCACCACAAACAGTGTAATCAAGACTTTCAATTTGCCTTATAATTTTTGAACAAACATAATCAGGTCCATTTTCTCTTTCAGTTGCATCTTTCACTTCACTATAAGATTGTCCATTTTCATCGACCAATAGAGTACGAACGTTTGTTCCACCTAAATCAATCCCAATATAATATTTCATCTTAGTTCTCCTTCCCTTGATTTATATTTATTATACAATAAATTAAAGTGTTTTCATAGATTCTTTTATTGAAACAATATTTTTTTCAATCGTTCTAGATTTTGAGGTAATGGCGATTGTATCACAACATCTTGTAAATATTTTAATGAACCAATAGGTTTTACAAATTGAATTTGATACGCATGTAAAAATTGATTTTGAAAATGATATGTCTTTTTCAAATAACGATTTAATTCAAAATCTCCATATTTACTATCACCAATGATAGGATGTCCAACACTAGACAAATGTAAACGAATTTGATGTGTACGACCCGTAATAATTTTGACTTTTAATAAAGAATACTTTTGATTTGATTGAATATTTTCAACAATCGTATGCATTTTTAATGCCCCTCAGTATTTGAGGATACCATTCTTGCAAGCGAACGATCACTATCCTTTTTCATATATCCTATCAATTCAACGCTAGTCATATAACCTTTACAAATCGTTAAATATGTTTTGTCAATACAATGACGTTTCTTCATCATTTCATTTAAATCTTGTAAAGCTCGCATTGTTTTTCCAAAAATCACAATTCCACTTGTATTTCGATCTAATCGATGAACTGGTCCTGGTGTAAATCCTAATGTTTGTTGTGGATCATATTCTCCTTTTTGATACAAATAAGTTAAAACCTGATTAGATAAAGTATTCATATCTTCATTGATATCTTCATGAACTAGTAATCCTACTGGTTTATTGACAACCAAAATATTTTGGTCTTCATATAAAACATCAAAAGTGATTGCTAAATCATAAATACTTTGTGGCTTTGTCAGTTCTTGAAAGCGATCTTCATATAAAAACAATTCAACTTTATCACCTTTTTTAAAATATAATTTTCCTTTACTCTCACACCATTGACTTTGACATCCTTTTTTCTTAGCATTTTATAAATCAATTGCGATGGTGCTTGACACAATAATTTTTTGAGATATTTATCAATACGCTGATTTTCATAATTTTCATCTATAATTAAAGTTTTCATTTCATCACCGTTTTTATTCTATCAAAATTTCATAAAAAAATATACATTTTTATTTGAAAGCCTTTACAACTTATAAAACTCTGTTATAATTAGATTTGTTAAGTGGTTCTCACTTAAACATACCCCCTATTATCACCCTAACGTGTAAATAATAGAGATAGAAGAAAGTATGCTCCCCGCATACTTTCTTTTTTCTTTTGTGCTATAATAATGTTGAGGTGAAAAGTTGTGGAAAAAGAGATTCAAAGAACTATCATTTATGATGGTAAAATTATGCAAGTAACAAGGGAAGAAGTTGAACTTGAAGATGGTCAACATGCCTATCGTGAAGTTGTCTATCATCATGGTGGTGTCTGTATTTTAGCCATTAAAAATCATCAAATCATTCTTGTTAAACAATTCCGTTATCCTAATCGTATTCAAACAATAGAAGTACCGGCTGGAAAATTAGAAGCTGATGAAGATCCACGTGATTGTGCCTTTCGTGAATTAGAAGAAGAAACAAACAATCGTGCCAAGGACATGCAATTTGTAATGAAAGTTCTTCCTTCACCAGGTTACACAAGTGAGTGGCTTTATCTTTATGAAGCGATTGATTTTGAAGAAGTTGAAGATGCCTTGGATGGGGATGAAGATGAATTTATTGATATTGTGAAATTAGATATTGATGATGCTTATCAAAAAGTTTTAAGTGGTGAGATTGTTGATGCCAAAACAGTGATTGCGATTATGTATGCATATCAAAAAGAACATCAGTAAAAGTGGGTAACCACTTTTTCTTTCTATAAACAAAAAAGTTATCCCTAAGGATAACGCATTTTTATATTGGCGGTCTGGACGGGGCTCGAACGCGACCTCCGCCGTGACAGGGCGGCATTCTAACCAACTGAACTACCAGACCAATATATTTTCAACTGCCAAGGG carries:
- a CDS encoding Na/Pi cotransporter family protein; amino-acid sequence: MGANIGTTITGQMIALDIGVFAPLLAFIGVLFYLLGKGIKYLIGQVMMAIGLLFMGLEMMSQSMIPLQHSAFVVDLFISIQNPLLCVGVGMLLTAIIQSSSASIGILQILARQNLVSFQQSVYLLLGFDLGTCITGFLASLPGCRNGKRLALFHFLLNLIGAISFLILCQMIPIISWIQNLSPLAPEHQIANMHTFYNILTTMLVLLCEPYLMKMIQWIYPQNYKNHRK
- a CDS encoding AI-2E family transporter, with the protein product MMCLIPFFFIHQNFAIWIALFLSLTNLIPYVGPYIGGIPVVIYEFFMNQQLGYASLIVIMVLQYLESSYLQPYLFSKGIHLHPIYLIIALTFFGDLFGIIGMIFSPLLLSYVIFLVELLRNLRIGDDIKRIMHYEND
- a CDS encoding AI-2E family transporter; translated protein: MKKENIAKSVILFSLCAILLYYVYTLFRIGTLIQYVLRLIFPVAIALFFHFLIDPMIDYFTSDRLSRKIVVTHLYLSFSLIFILSCYFLIPYLLDRCMLFYHRICDSQIMINPIFSTFIHFLEEYQIIDYFIDIFNGWTQTVIYWVGNIFIALGISFYLSYDNLHLIEKAIIYLPFQKQGICMQTLKKLKLTTYQFMKSMILDFLFSL
- the recD2 gene encoding SF1B family DNA helicase RecD2; the encoded protein is MLEYIGIIKRIKFYSEETKFIVCLIDSEQEDKDILATGYMSYVNLQDKYHFQGEYIIHPKYGKQFQIQSYKIVLANEESEIIRYLSSPLFKGIGEKQATAIVDVLGTEALNKIKEDKHVLDQVPGMNEKKRETIVEVLSSQDFDQEVLMFFMGHGISTRHLALIQAVYQDKTLEVLQNNPYQLIDDIDGIGFKTADDLALKIGVDTYDHHRIQAAIVYALKEACFQDGSTYHSYETMTKRFHRYIPQIDDESFETALQDVLEQEKIILEEDRYYPYDLYQSEINIAKNFKRWLHTPLYEYEDEEIESILEDLEKQLSIRYDDFQKEAITLFLKQSAMIITGGPGTGKTTIVNAMIKLYQRLNPDQTLAVVAPTGRAAKRLTEVTGIEACTIHRLLKWDLHTNTFAVNENNPLDVDLLIIDEFSMVDSLLFSHLLSASHKVSQILLIGDDQQLPSVAPGHVLNDLIKSECVPTIALHHIYRQSKESGIVQLAHSIRNDQYDENLFFQYSDIHFQACLSYDVVKYVRLLVSKALEDGYDVQDIQVLAPMYNGVAGIDALNDCLQELFNPQDGFKNELRVGKRLFREGDKVLQLKNRVEDNVFNGDIGTLVEVCYKDNFEYLSDMMIVDFDGTIVEYTPQEFYTLTHAYCMSVHKSQGNEFKIVIMPILKDYSIMLKKNLIYTGLTRAKQSLWFLGNPQAFQYGVTRVLDERRKTTLIERMKQTPEISLYDFV
- the mnmA gene encoding tRNA 2-thiouridine(34) synthase MnmA → MKERVVLGLSGGVDSAVAAYVLKQQGYEVIGVFMRNWDSSLNNDILGNPTNDDDICPQEKDYNDAKKVAQHLGIELRRVDFIKEYWDHVFTYFLEEYAKGRTPNPDILCNKHIKFKAFLDYAKSIDADYIATGHYARVKHQQGEDSIMLRGVDNNKDQTYFLCQLNQSQLRSSLFPIGHMTKPEVRQLAKELELPVANKKDSTGICFIGERDFREFLKNYIPAKAGKMVDIETGHVVGEHQGIMYYTIGQRKGLGIGGPGDAWFVVGKQYDDNILYVCQGNQNQWLMSDGALITDVNWIGSQKPNGDYRCTAKFRYRQKDNDVSIRFIDDKTIYVTFHQPVKAVTPGQAAVFYDGEICLGGGTIEKVYKDNKEITYL
- a CDS encoding pseudouridine synthase, which encodes MHTIVENIQSNQKYSLLKVKIITGRTHQIRLHLSSVGHPIIGDSKYGDFELNRYLKKTYHFQNQFLHAYQIQFVKPIGSLKYLQDVVIQSPLPQNLERLKKILFQ
- a CDS encoding pseudouridine synthase, with product MFLYEDRFQELTKPQSIYDLAITFDVLYEDQNILVVNKPVGLLVHEDINEDMNTLSNQVLTYLYQKGEYDPQQTLGFTPGPVHRLDRNTSGIVIFGKTMRALQDLNEMMKKRHCIDKTYLTICKGYMTSVELIGYMKKDSDRSLARMVSSNTEGH
- a CDS encoding S4 domain-containing protein, which translates into the protein MKTLIIDENYENQRIDKYLKKLLCQAPSQLIYKMLRKKDVKVNGVRVKENYILKKVIKLNCFYMKIAFKN
- a CDS encoding NUDIX hydrolase, translating into MEKEIQRTIIYDGKIMQVTREEVELEDGQHAYREVVYHHGGVCILAIKNHQIILVKQFRYPNRIQTIEVPAGKLEADEDPRDCAFRELEEETNNRAKDMQFVMKVLPSPGYTSEWLYLYEAIDFEEVEDALDGDEDEFIDIVKLDIDDAYQKVLSGEIVDAKTVIAIMYAYQKEHQ